The following are from one region of the Ochotona princeps isolate mOchPri1 chromosome 15, mOchPri1.hap1, whole genome shotgun sequence genome:
- the ASCL1 gene encoding achaete-scute homolog 1 has product MESSAKMESGGVGQQPQPQPPFLPPAACFFATAAAAAAAAAAAAAQSAQQQQQAPQMSPAADGQPSGGGHKSGPKQVKRQRSSSPELMRCKRRLNFSGFGYSLPQQQPAAVARRNERERNRVKLVNLGFATLREHVPNGAANKKMSKVETLRSAVEYIRALQQLLDEHDAVSAAFQAGVLSPTISPNYSNDMNSMAGSPVSSYSSDEGSYDPLSPEEQELLDFTNWF; this is encoded by the coding sequence ATGGAGAGCTCTGCTAAGATGGAGAGCGGAGGCGTGGGCCAGCAGCCCCAGCCGCAGCCGCCCTTCCTGCCACCCGCAGCCTGCTTCTTTGCCACGGCCGCAGCCGCCGCGGCCGCTGCGGCCGCAGCCGCAGCGCAGAgcgcgcagcagcagcagcaggcgccGCAGATGAGCCCGGCAGCCGACGGCCAGCCCTCAGGGGGCGGTCACAAGTCAGGGCCCAAGCAAGTCAAGCGACAGCGCTCGTCCTCGCCCGAACTGATGCGCTGCAAACGCCGGCTCAACTTCAGCGGCTTCGGCTATagcctgccacagcagcagccggCCGCCGTGGCGCGCCGCAACGAGCGCGAGCGCAACCGCGTCAAGCTGGTGAACCTGGGCTTTGCCACTCTGCGGGAGCACGTCCCCAACGGCGCAGCCAACAAGAAGATGAGCAAGGTGGAGACGCTGCGTTCGGCCGTCGAGTACATCCGCgcgctgcagcagctgctggacgAGCACGACGCGGTGAGCGCCGCCTTCCAGGCGGGCGTGCTGTCACCCACTATCTCCCCCAACTATTCCAACGACATGAACTCCATGGCCGGTTCTCCCGTCTCTTCCTACTCGTCGGACGAGGGCTCCTACGACCCGCTCAGCCCCGAGGAGCAGGAGCTGCTCGACTTCACCAACTGGTTCTGA